A window from Vulcanimicrobium alpinum encodes these proteins:
- a CDS encoding DUF3553 domain-containing protein — translation MLAQTELLNDVQRAAVEHSDGPVLIFAGAGSGKTRVLTHRIAYLLEKKQVFPDRILAVTFTNKAAGEMKARLELMVGAPARDLWVGTFHAMCVRMLRRDGRKIGIAPNFAIMDDADQRAIVREVIADLDYDERQIAPGAALAEISKAKNNLWSPEQYEEKNPSFAGERYANVYREYDRRLAESNGLDFDDLIANAIKLLDEDDDARARYQTKFKYILVDEYQDVNYAQYRLVATLAKEHGNITVVGDDDQSIYSWRGSDYRMILRFEEDFPGATVFKLEENYRSTQTILTAANELVANNPNRSQKKLFTKRDPGEPLTAFQAESERAEVRYVMEKIKEHVREGAAYRDFLVLYRTNAQSRYFEEGFLAEGIPYRVVGGVGFYARTEVKDMLSYLRYIVNPSDAVAFRRIVNVPRRSIGQQTLASLLEAANQSGVSVGQAVFDSNLLKRAVPKKQRELERFAELINDLREKAQSFSVSDLLVAVMEESGYLRELQADETAEGRARVENLQELVGVAREFENNPETGNTIDDFLSQIALISDIDTLDPESSFVTLMTMHAAKGLEFPIVFLTGLEEGVFPHTRALTDMTELEEERRLAYVGVTRAMDRLYLSFAARRTLFGNTFSHPKSRFIEEMPSIEVIGGIGIGPRPGGGRWREVSIHENAGAGVGMDLNPGDKVRHPKWGEGTVVDVVGAGGDGLLTINFPNVGQKMVMLKYAPLEKV, via the coding sequence ATGCTGGCGCAGACCGAACTCCTCAATGACGTCCAGCGCGCGGCCGTCGAACACTCCGACGGCCCGGTGCTGATCTTCGCAGGCGCCGGATCCGGAAAGACGCGCGTTCTCACCCACCGTATCGCGTATCTGCTCGAAAAGAAGCAGGTCTTCCCCGACCGGATCCTGGCGGTAACGTTTACCAACAAGGCGGCCGGAGAGATGAAGGCCCGGCTCGAGCTGATGGTTGGTGCGCCGGCTCGCGACCTCTGGGTCGGGACGTTCCATGCCATGTGCGTGCGGATGCTCCGCCGCGACGGCCGCAAGATCGGGATCGCCCCGAACTTCGCGATCATGGACGACGCCGATCAGCGGGCAATCGTCCGCGAGGTGATCGCCGATCTCGATTACGACGAGCGGCAGATCGCCCCGGGCGCCGCGCTCGCCGAGATCTCCAAGGCGAAGAACAACCTCTGGTCGCCCGAGCAGTACGAGGAGAAGAACCCCTCGTTCGCCGGCGAGCGCTACGCCAACGTGTATCGCGAGTACGACCGCCGCCTGGCCGAATCGAACGGCCTCGACTTCGACGACCTGATCGCCAACGCGATCAAGCTGCTCGACGAAGACGACGACGCGCGCGCGCGCTACCAGACGAAGTTCAAGTACATCCTGGTCGACGAGTACCAAGACGTGAACTACGCGCAGTATCGCCTCGTCGCGACGCTCGCCAAGGAACACGGCAACATCACGGTCGTCGGCGACGACGATCAGTCGATCTATTCGTGGCGCGGCAGCGACTACCGCATGATCCTGCGGTTCGAAGAAGACTTTCCGGGCGCGACCGTCTTCAAGCTCGAAGAGAACTATCGCTCGACGCAGACGATCCTCACCGCGGCCAACGAGCTCGTGGCGAACAACCCGAACCGCTCGCAGAAGAAGCTCTTCACGAAGCGCGATCCGGGCGAACCGCTGACGGCGTTCCAGGCCGAGTCCGAGCGCGCCGAAGTGCGTTACGTGATGGAGAAGATCAAGGAGCACGTGCGCGAAGGCGCCGCGTACCGCGATTTCCTCGTCCTCTACCGCACCAACGCGCAGTCGCGCTACTTCGAAGAAGGCTTCCTCGCCGAGGGGATTCCGTATCGCGTCGTCGGCGGCGTCGGGTTCTACGCGCGCACCGAGGTCAAGGACATGCTGTCCTACCTCCGCTACATCGTGAACCCGTCCGACGCGGTGGCGTTCCGGCGAATCGTCAACGTCCCGCGCCGCTCGATCGGCCAGCAGACGCTGGCGTCGCTGCTCGAAGCCGCGAACCAGTCGGGCGTCTCGGTCGGCCAGGCCGTCTTCGACTCGAACCTGCTCAAGCGCGCGGTGCCGAAGAAGCAGCGCGAACTCGAGCGCTTCGCTGAACTGATCAACGACCTGCGCGAGAAGGCGCAGTCCTTCTCTGTCAGCGATCTGCTCGTCGCGGTGATGGAGGAGTCGGGCTACCTGCGCGAACTGCAGGCCGATGAAACGGCCGAAGGCCGCGCGCGGGTCGAGAACCTGCAGGAGCTCGTCGGCGTCGCTCGCGAGTTCGAAAACAATCCCGAAACCGGCAACACGATCGACGATTTCCTCTCGCAGATCGCGCTGATCTCCGACATCGACACGCTCGATCCCGAGTCGTCGTTCGTCACCCTGATGACGATGCACGCGGCGAAGGGCCTCGAGTTCCCGATCGTGTTCCTCACCGGGCTCGAAGAGGGCGTCTTCCCGCACACGCGCGCGCTGACCGACATGACGGAGCTCGAAGAAGAGCGCCGTCTCGCCTACGTCGGCGTCACCCGTGCGATGGACCGGCTCTACCTCTCGTTCGCGGCGCGGCGCACGCTCTTCGGCAACACGTTCTCGCATCCGAAGTCGCGCTTCATCGAAGAGATGCCGTCGATCGAAGTGATCGGCGGGATCGGCATCGGTCCGCGTCCGGGCGGCGGCCGTTGGCGCGAGGTCTCGATCCACGAGAACGCCGGCGCCGGCGTCGGGATGGACCTCAACCCCGGCGACAAGGTCCGTCATCCGAAGTGGGGCGAGGGCACCGTGGTCGACGTCGTCGGCGCGGGCGGCGACGGCCTGCTGACGATCAACTTCCCGAACGTCGGACAAAAGATGGTCATGCTCAAATACGCGCCGCTGGAGAAGGTTTAG
- a CDS encoding transposase, translating into MKKSRFTEGQIIAALKESEAGAKTPDICRKLGISSGGTSRSKDSERSATTRTSGSQP; encoded by the coding sequence GTGAAGAAATCGCGGTTCACCGAAGGCCAGATCATCGCCGCGCTCAAGGAGTCCGAGGCCGGTGCCAAGACCCCGGACATTTGCCGCAAGCTCGGCATCAGCAGCGGCGGTACCTCTCGCTCGAAGGACTCGGAGCGATCAGCGACAACCAGAACCAGCGGCTCTCAGCCGTGA
- the msrA gene encoding peptide-methionine (S)-S-oxide reductase MsrA, protein MSLSTNATTERAILAGGCFWGVQELVRRYPGVISTRVGYSGGYVPSATYRNHGTHAEAIEIIFDPARLSYRQLLEFFFQIHDPSTLNRQGNDRGLSYRSAIFYTNPEQKRVAEDTIADVDASGLWPGKVVTEVAPAGDFWEAEPEHQDYLQKYPSGYTCHFIRPDWKLPARARA, encoded by the coding sequence ATGAGTCTATCAACGAACGCAACGACGGAACGCGCGATTCTCGCCGGGGGCTGCTTCTGGGGCGTGCAGGAACTGGTGCGCCGGTATCCGGGCGTCATCTCCACGCGCGTGGGCTATTCCGGCGGCTACGTCCCCAGCGCGACGTATCGCAATCACGGCACGCACGCCGAGGCGATCGAGATCATCTTCGACCCGGCCCGGCTCAGCTACCGGCAGCTGCTGGAGTTCTTTTTCCAGATCCACGATCCGTCGACGCTCAACCGTCAGGGCAACGATCGCGGTTTGAGCTACCGGTCCGCGATCTTTTACACGAACCCCGAGCAGAAGCGCGTCGCCGAGGATACGATCGCCGACGTCGACGCGTCGGGCCTGTGGCCGGGGAAGGTCGTGACCGAGGTCGCGCCCGCGGGCGACTTCTGGGAAGCGGAGCCGGAACACCAGGACTACCTCCAAAAGTATCCGTCGGGATACACGTGTCACTTCATCCGTCCTGATTGGAAATTGCCGGCCCGCGCGCGGGCGTAG
- a CDS encoding IS3 family transposase has protein sequence MSAALELAHEIPQRALCTAAGISRSTLRRRLNGTPERLPSVISRRRSRRALSEHEQAEVLAVLHGERFADRAPATIHATLLDEGIYLCSVSTMYRLLRANAEVRERRRIARHPEYRKPELVATGPRQVFSWDITKLRGPHPGEWFSLLVMLDIFSRFVVGWMLVHRANAELARHFIAQTLEREGIQPGHAIVHADRGAEMTAQPVCALMDKLGVVRSHSRPHVSDDNPFSESQFRTLKYHPEFPDRFGSFEHGHDFVGEFMTWYNNEHRHSGIAMLTPAMVHHGQADRVLAARHDVMLAAYRAKDRVPARGV, from the coding sequence ATGAGTGCGGCGCTGGAACTTGCCCACGAGATTCCGCAGCGCGCGTTGTGCACTGCAGCGGGCATCAGCCGCTCGACGCTGCGGCGCCGCCTAAACGGCACGCCGGAACGACTTCCGTCCGTGATCTCGCGCCGGCGCTCGAGAAGAGCACTGAGCGAACACGAGCAAGCTGAGGTGCTCGCGGTGCTGCATGGCGAGCGGTTTGCCGATCGCGCGCCGGCGACGATCCACGCGACCTTGCTGGACGAAGGTATCTACCTGTGCTCGGTGAGCACGATGTACCGCCTGCTGCGAGCAAACGCGGAGGTGCGCGAACGTCGCCGTATTGCACGTCATCCGGAGTACCGTAAGCCCGAACTGGTGGCCACCGGTCCGCGTCAAGTTTTCTCGTGGGATATCACGAAGCTGCGCGGCCCGCACCCGGGTGAGTGGTTCTCGCTGCTGGTGATGCTCGACATCTTCAGCCGGTTTGTCGTCGGCTGGATGCTCGTGCATCGGGCCAACGCCGAACTCGCACGGCACTTCATCGCGCAGACGCTGGAACGTGAAGGCATCCAGCCCGGGCACGCGATCGTTCACGCCGATCGCGGCGCGGAGATGACGGCGCAACCCGTGTGCGCCCTGATGGACAAGCTCGGCGTCGTACGTTCGCACAGCCGTCCGCACGTTAGCGACGATAACCCCTTCTCGGAGTCCCAGTTCCGCACGCTGAAGTACCATCCCGAATTCCCCGATCGATTTGGGTCGTTTGAGCACGGGCACGATTTCGTTGGTGAGTTCATGACCTGGTACAACAACGAGCACCGGCACTCCGGAATCGCGATGCTGACGCCGGCAATGGTGCATCACGGCCAGGCGGACCGCGTGCTCGCCGCCAGACACGACGTGATGCTCGCGGCTTACCGCGCCAAAGATCGTGTCCCGGCCCGTGGTGTATGA
- a CDS encoding NDP-sugar synthase, with protein sequence MQAVVLVGGEGTRLRPLTLETPKPMIPVMNMPFLERTLRRLKEAGIEDVILPAGYLPEAITSHFGDGSSLGLRVRYVIEETPLGTAGALKNVADFITGPFFVLNGDVLTSLDLRAMLAAHREKGGLGTLHLIRVDDPSAFGCVVHDPDGRISAFVEKPERDKAPTNEVNAGTYLLEREVLDAIPAGRPVSIERETFPQLIAAGRPLYGYTTDDYWIDLGKPEAYLGAHRNVFDGVMPLGLTPDIDGPGRESVPTTAIRPPVFIGNGCAVDSSAVIGPYTVLGDGCSVGAGAVVADSLLWDRVTVDAGARVDAAIVASRARIGAGARIAHGSVIGHDAVIEPGTHVEENARIVAVD encoded by the coding sequence GTGCAGGCAGTCGTCCTCGTCGGCGGAGAGGGGACGCGGCTCCGTCCGCTGACCCTGGAGACCCCGAAGCCCATGATCCCGGTGATGAACATGCCGTTCCTCGAGCGGACGCTGCGCCGGCTCAAGGAGGCCGGGATCGAGGACGTCATCCTCCCCGCCGGCTACCTCCCCGAGGCGATCACCTCGCACTTCGGCGACGGCTCGTCGCTCGGGCTGCGCGTGCGCTACGTAATCGAAGAGACGCCGCTCGGCACCGCCGGCGCGCTTAAAAACGTCGCCGACTTCATCACCGGACCGTTTTTCGTCCTCAACGGCGACGTTCTCACCTCCCTCGACCTGCGGGCGATGCTGGCCGCGCACCGCGAGAAGGGCGGCCTCGGGACCCTGCATCTCATCCGCGTCGACGACCCGAGCGCCTTCGGCTGCGTCGTCCACGATCCCGACGGCCGGATCTCCGCCTTCGTCGAAAAACCCGAGCGCGACAAGGCCCCGACCAACGAGGTCAACGCCGGCACCTACCTCCTCGAACGCGAAGTCCTCGACGCGATCCCCGCCGGCCGCCCCGTCTCGATCGAGCGCGAGACGTTCCCGCAGCTGATCGCCGCCGGGCGCCCGCTCTACGGCTACACCACCGACGACTACTGGATCGATCTCGGGAAGCCGGAAGCGTACCTCGGCGCCCACCGCAATGTCTTCGACGGGGTGATGCCGCTCGGGCTCACCCCCGACATCGACGGCCCCGGCCGCGAAAGCGTCCCCACGACGGCGATCCGCCCGCCGGTCTTCATCGGAAACGGCTGCGCCGTCGATTCGTCGGCCGTCATCGGCCCCTACACGGTCCTGGGTGACGGCTGCTCGGTTGGAGCCGGTGCGGTGGTCGCCGACTCGCTGCTCTGGGACCGGGTCACCGTCGACGCGGGCGCTCGCGTTGATGCTGCGATCGTCGCGAGCCGCGCCCGGATCGGCGCCGGCGCGCGCATCGCCCACGGATCGGTGATCGGCCACGACGCGGTCATCGAGCCGGGGACCCACGTCGAGGAAAACGCCCGCATCGTCGCCGTCGACTAG
- a CDS encoding ketopantoate reductase family protein → MRIAIVGAGGVGGYFGGSLAAAGADVTFVARGAHLEALRARGLRMLSDRDDRTVPVRATDAPGSIGPVDLVIVAVKLWDTEGALRSIAPLVSPRTAVLSLQNGVAKDDALREAFGADRVLGALCYIGATIVEPGVVKRTGALAKLVVGEFDGARTARLEEFAGLCRRAEIDVAESPDIARATWEKFVFLVGLSGATSVVRQPIGPIRANPRSRALLAALFGETVAVGRARGVGIDTAFASDRLAFCDTLDVAFTSSMSTDLARGNRLEAPWLQGVVSRLGAECGVPTPADDFVLDALAVYVDGAPDAPRVAVPAR, encoded by the coding sequence ATGCGGATCGCGATCGTCGGCGCCGGCGGCGTCGGCGGATACTTCGGCGGATCGCTAGCAGCGGCCGGCGCCGACGTCACGTTCGTCGCGCGCGGCGCGCACCTCGAGGCGCTGCGTGCGCGCGGCTTGCGCATGCTGAGCGATCGCGATGATCGGACGGTGCCGGTTCGTGCGACGGACGCTCCGGGCTCGATCGGCCCCGTCGATCTGGTAATCGTCGCCGTAAAGCTGTGGGATACGGAAGGCGCGCTGCGCAGCATCGCGCCGCTGGTGTCCCCGCGGACGGCGGTGCTCTCGCTGCAGAACGGGGTGGCCAAGGACGATGCGCTGCGCGAAGCATTCGGTGCCGATCGGGTGCTCGGCGCACTGTGCTATATCGGCGCGACTATCGTAGAACCCGGGGTCGTGAAGCGGACGGGTGCGCTCGCGAAGCTCGTCGTCGGCGAATTCGACGGCGCGCGCACGGCGCGTCTCGAGGAATTTGCCGGCCTGTGCCGGCGGGCGGAGATCGACGTCGCGGAAAGTCCCGACATCGCGCGCGCGACGTGGGAAAAGTTCGTGTTCCTGGTGGGCTTGAGCGGGGCGACGTCGGTGGTGCGGCAGCCCATCGGGCCGATTCGCGCGAATCCGCGATCGCGTGCGCTGCTGGCCGCGCTGTTCGGCGAAACGGTGGCAGTCGGACGCGCCCGCGGAGTCGGGATCGACACGGCGTTTGCGTCCGATCGTCTGGCGTTCTGCGATACGCTCGACGTGGCGTTCACGTCGTCGATGTCGACGGACCTCGCGCGCGGGAACCGGCTCGAGGCACCGTGGCTGCAGGGCGTCGTTTCCCGATTGGGCGCGGAGTGCGGCGTGCCGACGCCGGCCGACGACTTCGTGCTCGATGCGTTGGCGGTGTACGTCGACGGAGCACCGGACGCACCGCGCGTCGCGGTGCCTGCTCGCTGA
- a CDS encoding IS256 family transposase, translating into MAKPSIALSELVEKGGDVDFVREMLQYAAQRIMEIDVEELCGLPYGERGPGRQNARNGFRERQWETRSGTIGLRIPKLRKGSYFPAFLEPRRTAEKALTAVIQEAYIQGISTRSVDELVKAMGMTGISKSQVSRLCEEIDERVNAFLTRPIEGDWPYLWIDATYVKTRSGGRIVSVAVILAVGVNTDGTRELLGLAVGPSEAEPFWIDFLRSLSRRGLRGVKLVISDSHVGLKAAIAKVFKATWQRCRVHFMRNALAHAGKGQRQMVLALINTVFAQETAEAAHEQWRIVSEQLRQKFPKLAAMMDDAENDVLAYMDFPKAHRKQIASTNPLERVNAEIKRRTDVVGIFPNDAAIVRLVGALLLEQNDEWQLQRRYMQLEGLSAVSDNQPAKLSAVING; encoded by the coding sequence ATGGCCAAACCCAGTATCGCACTTTCCGAGCTCGTCGAAAAGGGCGGCGACGTCGACTTCGTTCGCGAGATGCTCCAGTACGCCGCGCAGCGGATCATGGAGATCGATGTTGAGGAACTCTGCGGCTTGCCCTACGGCGAGCGCGGCCCCGGCCGACAGAACGCCCGCAACGGCTTCCGCGAGCGCCAATGGGAGACGCGTTCCGGCACGATCGGACTGCGCATCCCCAAGTTGCGCAAAGGTAGCTACTTCCCCGCGTTCCTCGAGCCGCGCCGCACGGCGGAGAAGGCGCTCACCGCCGTCATCCAAGAGGCCTACATCCAGGGCATCTCCACGCGCTCGGTCGACGAGCTCGTCAAGGCGATGGGGATGACAGGCATCTCCAAGAGTCAGGTCTCACGGCTGTGCGAAGAGATCGACGAACGCGTGAACGCATTTCTTACCCGGCCGATCGAAGGCGACTGGCCCTATCTTTGGATCGACGCGACGTACGTGAAGACGCGCTCCGGCGGACGCATCGTCTCGGTCGCCGTGATACTGGCCGTCGGCGTAAACACCGATGGGACACGGGAATTGTTGGGCCTCGCGGTTGGTCCGAGCGAAGCAGAGCCGTTCTGGATCGACTTTCTTCGCAGCTTGAGCCGCCGCGGATTGCGCGGTGTCAAGCTCGTCATTTCCGACTCGCATGTCGGCCTGAAAGCGGCCATCGCGAAAGTATTCAAAGCAACGTGGCAGCGCTGCCGCGTGCATTTTATGCGAAACGCGCTCGCACATGCGGGTAAAGGGCAACGGCAGATGGTCCTCGCGTTGATCAACACGGTATTCGCGCAAGAGACAGCGGAAGCTGCGCACGAGCAATGGCGTATCGTCTCCGAGCAGCTTCGGCAGAAGTTCCCGAAGCTCGCGGCGATGATGGACGACGCCGAGAACGACGTGCTCGCGTACATGGACTTTCCCAAGGCGCACCGCAAGCAGATCGCCTCAACCAATCCGCTCGAACGGGTCAACGCGGAGATCAAGCGGCGCACCGATGTCGTCGGTATCTTCCCGAACGATGCTGCCATCGTACGCCTCGTCGGTGCGCTCCTACTGGAACAGAACGACGAATGGCAACTGCAGCGGCGCTACATGCAACTCGAAGGACTCAGTGCCGTCAGCGATAATCAGCCCGCCAAGCTCTCCGCCGTGATTAACGGCTGA
- a CDS encoding glycosyltransferase family 4 protein, which translates to MRGTSVSPALRQRRLHKGTTLISQAPRLLFLGSYPPRECGIATFTKDVVDSFDAAYATHSKVIAIDEPGGEDRSYPSQVVARLVQQDRESYDEIADFINADACDALNIQHEYGLFGGDDGEWVVALINAVRKPVITSLHTVLPDPSPQHLRTARALCASSTRVVVLSETGRDLLINRYGVDAAKIRVVPHGVPDVPFRETDAEKRRLGLDGRMTISTFGLINRGKGLEFAIEAMAAVVASHPEAMYLVLGQTHPVIRRREGESYRRELEAEIAASGLADNVRLVDKYLDFDELLCYLGATDIYLTPYLNPTQIVSGTLAYAIGCGKAVVSTPYLYAQELLAHGRGFLVPFRDASAIATTLVALLDDPALRESTERRAYRYGRQMTWPTVARAYGDLFTELLPATRRTALATSA; encoded by the coding sequence GTGCGTGGAACATCCGTCTCGCCGGCGCTGCGCCAGCGCCGGCTCCACAAGGGGACGACGTTGATTAGCCAAGCGCCACGACTGCTCTTTCTCGGGTCGTATCCGCCGCGGGAATGCGGGATTGCGACCTTTACGAAGGATGTCGTCGACAGTTTCGACGCTGCCTACGCGACGCACAGCAAGGTCATCGCTATCGACGAGCCGGGCGGTGAGGATCGCAGCTATCCCTCGCAGGTGGTTGCTCGCCTCGTCCAGCAGGACCGCGAGTCCTACGACGAGATCGCGGACTTCATCAACGCCGATGCGTGCGACGCGCTGAACATCCAGCATGAGTACGGGCTCTTCGGCGGCGACGACGGTGAATGGGTCGTCGCGCTCATCAACGCGGTCCGCAAGCCGGTGATCACCTCCCTGCACACCGTCCTGCCCGACCCGAGCCCGCAGCATCTTCGCACCGCGCGCGCCTTGTGCGCGAGTTCCACGCGCGTCGTCGTCCTCTCGGAGACCGGCCGCGATCTGCTGATCAACCGCTACGGCGTCGACGCGGCGAAGATCCGCGTCGTGCCGCACGGCGTCCCGGACGTGCCGTTCCGCGAGACCGATGCCGAGAAGCGCCGTCTGGGCCTCGACGGGCGCATGACCATCTCCACCTTCGGCTTGATCAACCGCGGCAAAGGCCTCGAGTTCGCGATCGAAGCGATGGCCGCGGTCGTCGCGTCGCATCCCGAAGCGATGTATCTCGTTCTCGGCCAGACGCATCCGGTGATTCGCCGCCGCGAGGGCGAGTCGTACCGCCGCGAACTCGAAGCGGAGATCGCCGCGAGCGGTCTCGCCGACAACGTACGCCTCGTCGACAAGTATCTCGACTTCGACGAACTGCTCTGCTACCTGGGCGCGACGGATATCTATCTCACGCCGTACCTCAACCCGACGCAGATCGTCAGCGGGACGCTCGCGTACGCGATCGGTTGCGGCAAAGCCGTCGTCTCCACGCCGTATCTCTACGCGCAGGAACTGCTCGCGCACGGCCGCGGTTTTCTCGTCCCGTTCCGCGACGCGTCGGCGATCGCGACGACGCTCGTCGCCCTGCTCGACGATCCCGCGCTGCGCGAGAGCACCGAACGCCGCGCGTACCGCTACGGCCGGCAGATGACGTGGCCCACCGTCGCGCGCGCCTACGGCGATCTCTTCACCGAACTGCTTCCGGCGACGCGCCGTACGGCGCTCGCGACATCCGCGTAG
- a CDS encoding DDE-type integrase/transposase/recombinase has translation MASAPNERWSLDFVHDTLRSGRRFRSLTIVDDCSRESLAIEVDTSLSGARVTRVLDAIAGARGYPQPPVSR, from the coding sequence ATGGCATCGGCGCCAAATGAACGTTGGTCGCTGGATTTCGTGCACGACACGTTGCGATCGGGGCGCCGCTTTCGATCGCTCACCATCGTCGACGACTGCAGCCGGGAAAGCCTTGCAATCGAAGTCGATACCTCCCTGTCCGGAGCTCGTGTCACCCGCGTGCTCGACGCAATTGCGGGCGCCCGCGGCTACCCACAGCCCCCCGTGTCAAGATAG
- a CDS encoding HNH endonuclease signature motif containing protein, which produces MFITGIMGFGVSRVSGRSRVPSPPTRTTACTDSPEGCARNGPHRVRRRDRPYYRNLRLRACRATGGWSDRQVAQRRRTLVRCGCDTTGRRCSGFTMRGNGFVSCQRRFGFSHTAWIKAVRRGALTLRPAPFADRRRKYDWSAIQRYYDEGHSYRECRKRFGFESMSWFKARQRGGIRTLPLAKPLHALLAGGKSRQNIKQRLILAGILENRCEFCGISEWRGKPLSIQIDHINGVRHDNRLENLRMLCPNCHSQTDTFAGYNRARSRVV; this is translated from the coding sequence ATGTTCATCACCGGGATCATGGGCTTCGGGGTCTCCAGGGTCAGCGGACGGAGCCGCGTCCCCTCTCCGCCGACGAGGACGACTGCCTGCACGGATTCTCCTGAGGGCTGTGCACGAAACGGCCCGCATCGCGTGCGGCGGCGGGACCGGCCCTACTATCGTAATCTACGGCTTCGCGCCTGCCGAGCAACGGGCGGCTGGAGTGACCGGCAGGTGGCACAGCGCAGGCGTACGCTTGTTCGGTGCGGGTGCGATACGACTGGGCGGAGGTGCAGCGGTTTTACGATGCGGGGAAACGGGTTCGTCTCCTGTCAGAGACGATTCGGATTTTCGCATACGGCTTGGATCAAAGCGGTCCGTCGCGGCGCGCTCACGCTTCGCCCCGCACCCTTCGCGGATCGGCGTCGCAAATACGATTGGTCTGCGATTCAGCGCTACTACGATGAAGGGCACTCCTACCGGGAATGCCGCAAACGCTTCGGGTTCGAGTCAATGTCGTGGTTCAAAGCTCGGCAGCGCGGCGGAATCCGGACACTACCGCTCGCAAAGCCGCTGCACGCATTGCTTGCCGGCGGCAAGAGCCGCCAGAACATCAAACAACGCTTGATCCTAGCTGGTATACTGGAAAATCGGTGTGAGTTCTGCGGCATCTCCGAGTGGAGGGGGAAGCCCCTGAGCATCCAAATCGACCACATCAACGGCGTTCGACACGACAATCGGTTGGAGAATCTCCGGATGCTCTGCCCCAATTGTCATAGTCAAACCGACACGTTCGCTGGATACAATCGAGCGCGGTCCCGGGTCGTCTAA
- a CDS encoding transposase has product MQSSNGTVSTEIKATSSPQKPQRRRFSAAEKLRIVREADARPAGTIGAFLRREGIYSSQLYAWRRQRDQGDLDPGAVRQRAKAKMQADEVAQRLKELERENRKLRRQLARAELINDIQKKFAGLLGVDLESPETNENAE; this is encoded by the coding sequence ATGCAGTCCTCGAACGGAACCGTTTCAACGGAAATCAAGGCAACCAGTTCACCCCAAAAACCTCAGCGACGTCGGTTCTCCGCCGCCGAGAAGCTGCGCATCGTGCGCGAGGCTGATGCGCGTCCAGCCGGCACGATCGGAGCGTTTCTCCGGCGCGAAGGTATTTACTCATCGCAGCTCTATGCCTGGCGAAGGCAGCGCGATCAAGGCGACCTCGATCCAGGTGCGGTGCGCCAACGTGCAAAAGCCAAAATGCAAGCCGACGAGGTTGCGCAGCGGCTCAAAGAACTCGAGCGGGAAAACCGGAAACTCCGTCGCCAGTTGGCGCGCGCCGAGCTCATAAACGATATCCAAAAAAAATTTGCGGGGCTCCTGGGCGTCGATCTGGAGAGCCCCGAGACGAACGAGAACGCAGAATGA
- a CDS encoding 4-hydroxy-tetrahydrodipicolinate reductase: MRVGVAGALGRLGRVACAAIEAANEMTLAAVYTRRGDSPLPHVHGFEDLDAFVAAGLDVIVDCTVYPATVDVARAALDSGISPVIGATGWTDEDLLVLADRCDDAGIAAMFVPNFSFGAALMMRFAAQAARVMPRAEIVELHHETKRDAPSGTAKLTARRIHDAGAPLPAIHSVRLPGLVAHQETIFGGIGETLTLRHDSLARDSFGPGIVAAVRAVRTQPPGLTVGLDAVVERMLA; the protein is encoded by the coding sequence ATGCGCGTCGGGGTGGCCGGCGCGCTCGGGAGACTGGGGCGCGTGGCCTGCGCCGCGATCGAAGCGGCGAATGAGATGACGCTCGCCGCGGTGTACACGCGCCGCGGCGATTCGCCGTTGCCGCACGTACACGGCTTCGAAGACCTCGATGCGTTCGTCGCCGCGGGGCTCGACGTGATCGTCGACTGCACCGTCTATCCGGCGACCGTCGACGTCGCGCGTGCCGCGCTCGATTCCGGGATCTCGCCGGTGATCGGTGCGACCGGCTGGACCGACGAAGACCTGCTCGTCCTCGCCGACCGCTGCGACGACGCCGGGATCGCAGCGATGTTCGTGCCGAACTTCTCGTTCGGCGCGGCGCTGATGATGCGGTTCGCGGCGCAGGCGGCGCGCGTGATGCCGCGGGCGGAGATCGTCGAACTCCACCATGAAACGAAGCGCGACGCGCCGAGCGGGACGGCGAAGCTGACCGCGCGGCGCATCCACGACGCGGGGGCGCCGCTGCCGGCGATTCACAGCGTCCGGCTGCCGGGGCTCGTCGCGCATCAGGAGACGATCTTCGGCGGGATCGGCGAGACGCTGACCCTGCGCCACGACTCGCTCGCGCGCGACTCGTTCGGACCGGGGATCGTCGCCGCCGTGCGCGCCGTGCGCACGCAGCCGCCGGGCTTGACCGTCGGTCTCGACGCCGTCGTCGAAAGGATGCTCGCGTGA